A part of Myxococcus landrumus genomic DNA contains:
- a CDS encoding response regulator has translation MRRTATPTAEALESADASVDPRTGRKRVLVVDDFDDAREMYAEYLEFVGFEVETAKDGAEAVEKAQSREPDIILMDLSLPIMDGWEATRRIKQDSRTRDIPVMALSGHVLSGNAEHARQAGADEFVAKPCLPQDLENKIRNMLKPSKARRRDGQEG, from the coding sequence ATGAGGCGAACGGCCACCCCCACAGCAGAAGCCTTGGAGTCGGCCGACGCGTCGGTCGACCCACGGACGGGCCGCAAACGGGTCCTCGTGGTCGATGACTTCGACGACGCCCGCGAGATGTATGCGGAGTACCTGGAGTTCGTCGGCTTCGAGGTGGAGACGGCCAAGGATGGCGCCGAGGCGGTGGAGAAGGCCCAGTCCCGTGAGCCCGATATCATCCTCATGGACCTGTCCCTCCCCATCATGGATGGCTGGGAGGCGACCCGGCGCATCAAGCAGGACTCCCGGACGCGGGACATCCCTGTGATGGCCCTGTCGGGCCATGTCCTCTCAGGCAACGCGGAACATGCCCGACAGGCTGGTGCCGACGAGTTCGTCGCGAAGCCGTGTCTGCCTCAGGACCTCGAGAACAAGATTCGAAACATGCTCAAGCCCAGCAAGGCACGTAGGAGAGACGGACAGGAAGGCTGA
- a CDS encoding Ig-like domain-containing protein — MRRFPPFFLLPAVVLLVGACINVPDVQQVVEEPDAGAPALQVRLELSRTHTKGSVDVTVELSRQVPQSVELLLNGHVVANLLPPYKLRMETQDLKEGTHEMFARVVLDSGVALSEPRQLTVDRTAPTWASRKPLPNARFVPVNSEVQAVFSEALDPATVNASTVQLFVGAEATPANVSLSSAGTVVSVKPSSRFPVDVRVKVTVGAAVTDLAGNALQPETEEWSWVFPGFIPLGDPLLSDSRTMSSDLLELQVDGEDRPVVAWAESSQAAVYVRRWSGERWEQLGSSLKASPTANIWKVGLRMGVDGQPVVAWGDAASATVHVRRWDGTTWGAIGNPIQGPRDFSFYELGMDGSGRWLVGGMAPTEGQSRILMWQWLNGQWEPLDTGIQVDLPNRFKGADLLLHGAKNPILIWGEGRDYDLESVRIQRRDGETWKAIPPRLLTLSGGWNVDGEGRLLHALNHAPEGGLWREEGGSWSPVGPVVESPFPGGLVGAVGRLVFDSAGMPVVLMSGAESPGQTATLYVCRLRDGKWERMGGLLRPQLPDEKPAVRVLGLSKSGKPFLMTSEHKSFTLMPARVYVPNE, encoded by the coding sequence ATGCGCCGATTCCCTCCCTTCTTCCTTCTTCCCGCCGTGGTGCTCCTGGTAGGGGCCTGCATCAACGTTCCCGACGTCCAGCAGGTGGTCGAAGAACCCGATGCGGGAGCGCCTGCCTTGCAAGTGCGACTGGAGTTGTCGCGGACGCACACGAAGGGCTCTGTCGATGTCACCGTCGAACTGAGCAGACAAGTTCCGCAGAGTGTGGAACTGCTGCTCAATGGCCATGTCGTCGCGAACTTGCTTCCTCCCTACAAACTCCGCATGGAGACGCAGGACCTCAAGGAGGGCACTCATGAGATGTTCGCGCGTGTGGTGCTGGATTCTGGGGTCGCTCTGAGTGAGCCGCGTCAACTCACGGTGGATCGGACTGCTCCGACGTGGGCCTCACGCAAGCCTCTGCCGAATGCGCGCTTCGTTCCGGTGAACTCCGAGGTGCAAGCCGTGTTTTCGGAAGCGCTGGACCCGGCGACGGTCAATGCGAGTACCGTTCAGCTGTTCGTGGGGGCGGAGGCGACGCCTGCGAACGTATCCCTGTCTTCAGCGGGGACCGTTGTGAGCGTGAAACCCTCGTCCCGGTTTCCTGTCGATGTTCGCGTGAAGGTGACTGTTGGTGCCGCGGTGACCGACCTGGCGGGCAATGCGCTTCAACCTGAGACAGAAGAGTGGAGCTGGGTGTTTCCTGGATTCATTCCGCTCGGGGATCCACTGCTTTCGGACTCCCGGACCATGTCCTCGGACCTTCTGGAACTGCAGGTCGATGGGGAGGATCGTCCCGTCGTCGCCTGGGCCGAATCGTCGCAAGCAGCGGTGTATGTCCGACGTTGGTCTGGGGAACGATGGGAGCAGTTGGGGAGCAGCCTGAAGGCTTCTCCCACTGCCAACATATGGAAAGTGGGCCTCCGGATGGGGGTTGACGGACAGCCAGTTGTTGCTTGGGGAGATGCTGCTTCGGCCACGGTTCATGTGCGTCGCTGGGATGGAACGACATGGGGGGCGATTGGGAATCCGATTCAGGGCCCTCGCGATTTCTCCTTCTATGAATTGGGAATGGATGGTTCCGGTAGATGGCTCGTCGGAGGAATGGCACCGACTGAAGGCCAATCGCGGATCTTGATGTGGCAATGGCTGAACGGCCAGTGGGAGCCTCTGGATACTGGGATTCAGGTCGACCTTCCAAATAGGTTCAAAGGGGCGGATCTACTCCTCCACGGTGCCAAGAATCCCATTCTGATTTGGGGTGAAGGCCGTGACTACGATCTTGAGTCCGTTCGAATTCAGCGAAGGGATGGTGAGACGTGGAAAGCCATTCCTCCACGGCTCCTGACTCTCTCAGGAGGATGGAATGTAGACGGAGAAGGGCGCCTTCTCCATGCTTTGAACCATGCGCCGGAGGGGGGCCTCTGGAGAGAGGAAGGGGGGAGTTGGTCCCCTGTCGGGCCGGTAGTGGAGAGTCCGTTCCCTGGAGGCCTGGTAGGGGCGGTCGGGCGACTCGTCTTTGATTCAGCGGGAATGCCCGTTGTCTTGATGAGCGGAGCTGAAAGCCCGGGACAGACGGCCACTCTGTATGTCTGTCGTCTGCGGGATGGGAAGTGGGAGCGGATGGGGGGGCTGTTGCGTCCTCAACTCCCAGACGAGAAGCCTGCTGTACGCGTCCTTGGCCTGTCCAAGTCGGGCAAGCCCTTCCTGATGACCTCTGAACACAAGTCGTTCACTCTGATGCCTGCTCGAGTCTACGTCCCGAACGAATGA
- a CDS encoding IS630 family transposase produces MRRRPESEKALPEGKGRQWLKRKQRRALLRWAARSGCPLTYRRCMAVAAVGRGASCHAVARALECATSTVVSAVRRYREGGRQELRDRRENNGRAKVDERFRERLVRVLAGTPEDWGWCRPTWTRELLCQELARRGLVRVSVATMGRTLASLGARLKAAKPIVECPWPGWKRRRRLHAVRCLEVYGPSTEPVLHVDEVDIHLNPKVGRDWCMPGHRRVVVTPGNNQKRYLAGALNVRTGKLTWVEGRSKASALFIQLLWRLASAYRRARRIHLVLDNASVHSSKKTRKVLAHLGRRFVLHFLPPYCPQGNRIERVWLDLHANVTRNHRCRTMDRLLARVHAYLAARSAQRSASPSLRRADPRRTA; encoded by the coding sequence GTGCGCAGAAGACCTGAGAGCGAGAAGGCCCTGCCCGAGGGCAAAGGTAGGCAGTGGTTGAAGAGAAAGCAGCGGCGAGCGCTGCTTCGGTGGGCAGCCAGGAGCGGCTGCCCGCTCACCTACCGCAGATGCATGGCGGTGGCGGCCGTGGGGCGAGGAGCCTCGTGCCATGCCGTCGCCCGAGCATTGGAGTGCGCGACCTCGACGGTGGTGAGCGCGGTCCGCCGCTACCGGGAGGGCGGGCGGCAGGAACTTCGGGACAGGAGGGAGAACAACGGACGCGCCAAGGTGGACGAGCGGTTCCGCGAGCGGCTGGTACGAGTGCTGGCGGGGACACCGGAGGATTGGGGCTGGTGTCGTCCGACGTGGACGCGGGAGTTGCTGTGCCAGGAATTGGCGCGCCGAGGCTTGGTGCGTGTGTCGGTGGCCACCATGGGGCGCACCCTCGCCTCGCTCGGCGCGCGGCTCAAGGCGGCCAAGCCCATCGTCGAGTGTCCTTGGCCCGGGTGGAAGCGACGCCGTCGACTCCACGCGGTGAGGTGTCTCGAGGTGTACGGACCCTCCACGGAGCCTGTTCTCCATGTGGACGAAGTCGACATCCATCTCAATCCCAAGGTGGGACGCGACTGGTGCATGCCCGGGCACAGGCGTGTGGTGGTGACGCCTGGCAACAACCAGAAGCGCTACCTGGCTGGAGCCCTCAATGTACGCACGGGAAAGCTGACGTGGGTGGAAGGGCGGAGCAAAGCCAGCGCGCTCTTCATCCAGCTTCTCTGGCGTCTGGCGAGTGCATATCGACGTGCTCGTCGCATCCACCTGGTCCTCGACAACGCCTCTGTCCACTCCAGTAAGAAGACACGCAAGGTGCTCGCCCATCTCGGCAGGCGATTCGTCCTTCACTTCCTGCCGCCCTACTGCCCCCAGGGCAATCGCATCGAGCGGGTGTGGCTCGACCTGCACGCCAATGTCACCCGCAATCACCGCTGCCGCACGATGGACCGGCTCTTGGCCCGGGTGCACGCCTACCTCGCTGCTCGCTCCGCCCAGCGCTCTGCCAGTCCATCCCTGCGCCGCGCCGACCCCAGGCGCACCGCCTGA
- a CDS encoding Ig-like domain-containing protein — MRRFPPLFILPSLLLLVGACINVPDVQQVVEEPDAGEPPLQVRLILSRAHTKDSVDVVVDLSRPTTENVELLVDGHIVASLPPPYRLRMETEGFKEGVHELIARVVRDSGVALSEPRQLTVDRTPPSWVSRTPRPGAHLVPVRPEVQAVFSEALDPTTVNASTIQLSVGAEPMPANVSLSSEGTVVTVRPVSPFPVDVRVKVTAGLEVTDLAGNVLRPASDEWNWDVPGFLPLGDALLSDSPSTQPGGVDLQVDAEGRPVVAWIEISEPALYVRRWSGGTWASLGTPLALAPTTYSGQVTLRFGTDGQPVISWRNDFSSSIHVRRWNGTAWAEMGSPIPNPKGLMFHEMGMDASGRWLVGGMAQWSEDGQVLMWQWQNGQWESLNTGIRVEAPSAIWRGQLLLHGAKNPFLIWEQGRGSNFESLQVRRGEGGQWSTVSPKFQGLWGVLTVDREGRLLHAAGGGSRVEVWREDGGTWSPVGPIIEKSFPGGTTMNVGRLVFDSMGMPVSLVYESERPGQAETMYLRRLRDGKWERVGGFLRSYVSGGYPYVNAFGLSSAGRPFLLVNEMTSPEMKPIRVYVPNE; from the coding sequence ATGCGCCGATTCCCTCCCTTGTTCATTCTTCCCTCCTTGCTGCTCTTGGTGGGGGCTTGCATCAACGTCCCAGACGTTCAGCAAGTCGTCGAAGAGCCCGATGCGGGAGAGCCTCCCCTGCAAGTGCGGCTGATTTTGTCGAGGGCGCACACGAAGGACTCTGTTGACGTCGTGGTCGACCTGAGCAGGCCAACTACAGAGAATGTGGAACTACTGGTTGATGGCCATATCGTCGCGAGCCTGCCCCCTCCCTACAGACTTCGCATGGAGACGGAGGGTTTCAAGGAGGGCGTGCACGAGCTGATTGCACGCGTGGTGCGGGACTCTGGCGTCGCGTTGAGTGAGCCGCGCCAGCTCACAGTGGATCGGACTCCTCCGTCATGGGTGTCGCGCACGCCCCGCCCGGGAGCTCACCTTGTTCCCGTACGCCCCGAGGTACAGGCCGTGTTCTCGGAAGCGTTGGACCCGACGACGGTCAATGCGAGCACCATTCAACTCTCTGTGGGGGCGGAACCGATGCCCGCGAATGTGTCTCTGTCTTCAGAAGGGACAGTGGTCACCGTGCGTCCCGTGTCCCCGTTTCCTGTCGATGTTCGCGTGAAGGTGACCGCGGGTCTGGAGGTGACGGACCTGGCGGGAAATGTGCTCCGACCTGCTTCAGATGAGTGGAATTGGGATGTCCCTGGATTCCTTCCATTGGGCGATGCATTGCTTTCAGACTCACCGAGCACGCAGCCAGGCGGTGTGGACCTGCAGGTCGATGCTGAAGGTCGCCCGGTCGTGGCGTGGATCGAGATATCGGAGCCGGCACTCTACGTCAGGCGTTGGTCTGGTGGGACGTGGGCGTCGCTGGGGACTCCTCTGGCCCTTGCTCCTACTACATACTCAGGGCAAGTCACGCTTCGGTTTGGCACGGATGGGCAGCCTGTTATTTCCTGGAGGAATGACTTCTCATCCTCAATTCATGTTCGTCGCTGGAACGGGACTGCGTGGGCTGAGATGGGAAGCCCGATTCCGAATCCTAAGGGGCTCATGTTTCATGAAATGGGGATGGATGCCTCCGGTCGGTGGCTTGTCGGAGGCATGGCTCAGTGGAGTGAAGATGGGCAGGTTTTGATGTGGCAGTGGCAGAACGGTCAATGGGAGTCACTGAATACTGGGATTCGGGTCGAAGCCCCCTCCGCCATTTGGAGAGGGCAATTGTTGCTCCACGGAGCCAAGAATCCTTTTCTGATTTGGGAGCAAGGGAGGGGCAGCAATTTCGAGTCCCTTCAAGTTCGGCGAGGGGAGGGGGGACAATGGTCAACCGTCTCGCCAAAGTTTCAGGGACTTTGGGGCGTATTGACCGTGGACCGAGAGGGGCGTCTCCTCCATGCTGCGGGTGGGGGATCCCGGGTTGAGGTCTGGCGAGAGGATGGCGGCACCTGGTCTCCTGTGGGTCCCATCATCGAAAAGTCTTTTCCTGGGGGGACCACGATGAACGTGGGGCGACTCGTCTTCGATTCCATGGGGATGCCAGTGTCCTTAGTATACGAATCGGAGAGGCCTGGGCAGGCCGAAACGATGTATCTCCGCCGACTGCGGGATGGAAAATGGGAACGGGTAGGGGGTTTTTTGCGGTCGTACGTCAGTGGGGGATATCCCTACGTGAATGCCTTTGGACTGTCCTCAGCTGGCAGACCCTTTCTACTCGTGAACGAAATGACGTCGCCCGAAATGAAGCCCATCCGGGTCTACGTCCCGAACGAATGA
- a CDS encoding carboxypeptidase-like regulatory domain-containing protein, whose protein sequence is MKKHLVMAVVPFLALGCGDDFKDENGDGIADGVREPDNVTVVTPATPKGTISGQVLTSDLKPLTEATVEVTIGSSPTPLSATTDAKGNFTFKDVPGGSQVLLTFSKSGYASLRATATIPGEAGNVPLNNANVSFGPVTLTRLDGSLRFLLVTPQGRPAANVRATLEANPAGNITLENNDVNLSIVSTVTVEATSDENGALVFQNIPNAQEMVRYTGSVTSRYRLWVSAVDANGDGVPESNGYVASYTASEVIAQGTTRTLHLLPSRPNTAALAIDGSNVGSLKSATNTEPLRNMVRPGEPIYLYFNQPVQPSSLLARMTDEYAKESLPVTVALGTGGYTATITPGNGVVQVGKEYNLDVRAVSAETGDLYSTVGFFFGGDANSVANVTIAEARYQETVRPPAAQNVDPGETVYINFSAALTPAPDLLSTQLVQVFFNMDLNGDRTVGNAFGEYGFSQGYALKMDEPKIPYVTRTGQPELPVFGISYSGYSTRYSFAYNTPLGAPSAYPSLLPSDVKLVVAFAKQAPLGINGSYQSIWGQPINADLAVNGAAIQAAPSTP, encoded by the coding sequence ATGAAGAAGCATCTGGTTATGGCCGTGGTGCCGTTCCTGGCGCTGGGGTGCGGCGACGATTTCAAGGACGAGAACGGCGATGGAATCGCCGACGGTGTGCGTGAGCCCGACAACGTCACGGTGGTGACGCCGGCGACGCCGAAGGGGACCATCTCGGGCCAGGTGCTGACGTCCGACCTCAAGCCGCTGACCGAGGCGACGGTGGAGGTCACCATTGGCAGCTCGCCGACGCCGCTCTCGGCGACGACGGACGCCAAGGGTAACTTCACGTTCAAGGACGTCCCGGGCGGCTCCCAGGTGCTGTTGACGTTCTCGAAGTCGGGCTACGCGTCGCTGCGCGCGACGGCGACGATTCCTGGCGAGGCGGGCAATGTGCCCCTCAACAACGCCAACGTGAGCTTTGGTCCCGTGACGCTGACGCGTCTGGACGGCTCGCTGCGCTTCCTGTTGGTGACTCCGCAGGGTCGTCCCGCCGCGAACGTCCGCGCGACGCTCGAGGCCAATCCGGCGGGCAACATCACGTTGGAGAACAACGACGTCAACCTGAGCATCGTGAGCACGGTGACGGTCGAAGCGACGTCCGACGAGAATGGCGCGCTGGTGTTCCAGAACATCCCCAACGCGCAGGAGATGGTGCGCTACACGGGCAGCGTGACGAGCCGCTACCGCCTGTGGGTGTCCGCGGTGGACGCCAACGGTGACGGCGTGCCGGAGAGCAACGGCTACGTCGCGTCGTACACGGCGTCGGAAGTGATTGCCCAGGGCACCACGCGAACCCTCCACCTGCTGCCCTCGCGGCCGAACACCGCGGCACTGGCCATCGATGGTAGCAATGTTGGGTCTCTGAAGTCCGCGACCAATACCGAGCCTCTGCGCAACATGGTTCGACCGGGCGAGCCCATCTACCTGTACTTCAACCAGCCCGTGCAGCCGAGCTCCTTGCTGGCACGCATGACGGATGAGTACGCGAAGGAGTCCCTGCCTGTCACGGTGGCGCTGGGCACTGGGGGCTACACGGCCACGATCACGCCCGGCAATGGTGTGGTGCAGGTGGGCAAGGAGTACAATCTGGACGTGCGTGCCGTCTCCGCTGAGACGGGGGACCTCTACTCGACGGTGGGCTTCTTCTTCGGTGGAGATGCCAACTCGGTGGCCAACGTCACCATTGCGGAGGCGCGTTATCAGGAGACCGTGCGGCCACCGGCGGCTCAGAATGTCGACCCCGGCGAGACGGTGTATATCAACTTCAGTGCGGCACTGACGCCCGCACCCGATTTGCTGTCGACGCAGCTCGTCCAGGTCTTCTTCAACATGGACCTCAATGGTGACAGGACTGTTGGCAATGCGTTTGGCGAGTATGGTTTCTCCCAGGGCTACGCCTTGAAAATGGATGAGCCGAAAATTCCCTACGTGACGCGTACGGGACAGCCTGAGCTGCCGGTTTTTGGGATCTCTTATTCCGGTTACAGCACGCGCTATTCGTTCGCCTACAACACGCCGCTGGGTGCCCCAAGCGCCTACCCAAGCCTCCTGCCCAGTGACGTGAAGCTCGTAGTTGCATTCGCGAAGCAGGCCCCCCTGGGCATCAATGGCAGCTACCAGAGCATCTGGGGCCAGCCCATCAACGCGGACCTTGCTGTCAACGGTGCCGCGATTCAGGCCGCTCCGTCTACGCCGTAA
- a CDS encoding HIT family protein produces MMDVNEPCLGCAIARGEHRPVGGIIARAPGLVLHGIAGPSPVPGWVVISSEQHARAWYDLDEATARELGGFAARVMRAQREVLGAEHAYAFAIGDVLRHCHLHLVPRYRETPQRLWGRAVFDAPAADHLPAEALEAAARKLAAALTD; encoded by the coding sequence ATGATGGATGTGAATGAGCCATGTCTCGGGTGTGCCATCGCGCGCGGCGAGCATCGCCCCGTGGGCGGCATCATCGCCCGGGCCCCTGGACTGGTTTTGCATGGAATCGCCGGACCCAGCCCCGTGCCCGGCTGGGTCGTCATCTCCAGCGAGCAACATGCTCGCGCCTGGTACGACCTCGATGAAGCCACCGCCCGCGAGCTGGGCGGATTCGCCGCGCGAGTCATGCGTGCCCAACGCGAAGTCCTGGGCGCCGAACATGCCTATGCCTTCGCCATCGGCGACGTGCTTCGCCACTGTCACCTGCACCTCGTGCCCCGCTACCGCGAGACACCCCAGCGCCTGTGGGGCCGCGCCGTGTTCGACGCGCCCGCCGCGGACCACCTCCCGGCCGAGGCGCTGGAGGCCGCGGCACGCAAGCTCGCCGCCGCACTGACGGACTGA